A single Gemmatimonadales bacterium DNA region contains:
- a CDS encoding class IV adenylate cyclase: protein MNGREIELKAVVDDPAALEPRLEAGGARRGFRGRMSDRRYDVPSRALEARDELLRLRSFGAAAGGAPRPAELTWKGPTSREGGYKAREELQCTVGDAAPVEAILARLGFAVTDAIDRCVAFYDLDGAALRIEWYPRMDVLLEVEGSPATIEAAVAACGVPRSAFSADRLTDFAARYRQRTGVAPALNLAALGGEPPAWPAWGG, encoded by the coding sequence GTGAACGGGCGGGAGATCGAGCTCAAGGCGGTGGTGGACGACCCGGCGGCGCTCGAGCCCCGGCTCGAGGCGGGCGGCGCCCGGCGCGGGTTCCGGGGGCGGATGAGCGACCGGCGGTACGACGTGCCCTCGCGCGCGCTCGAGGCGCGCGACGAGCTGCTGCGCCTGCGCAGCTTCGGGGCGGCGGCCGGCGGCGCGCCGCGGCCCGCCGAGCTCACGTGGAAGGGGCCGACGAGCCGGGAGGGCGGCTACAAGGCGCGCGAGGAGCTGCAGTGCACGGTCGGCGACGCGGCGCCGGTCGAGGCGATCCTGGCGCGGCTGGGCTTCGCCGTCACCGACGCCATCGACCGGTGCGTGGCGTTCTACGACCTCGACGGGGCCGCGCTGCGGATCGAGTGGTATCCCCGGATGGACGTGCTGCTCGAGGTGGAGGGCTCGCCCGCCACGATCGAAGCGGCCGTGGCGGCGTGCGGCGTGCCGCGCTCGGCGTTCTCGGCCGACCGGTTGACGGACTTCGCGGCGCGCTACCGGCAGCGGACCGGCGTTGCGCCGGCGCTCAACCTGGCGGCGCTGGGCGGCGAGCCGCCGGCGTGGCCCGCGTGGGGAGGTTGA
- the acpS gene encoding holo-ACP synthase, protein MSVLGVGIDLVPSSRLDEILSRHGERAMQRLFTAAERARASEYAHASLHLAARVAAKEAAYKALSGDGRANGVGWQDIEVRRFADGRPGLVFHGAAERRMAELGATRCHLSLTHAGGVAAAVVVLE, encoded by the coding sequence ATGAGCGTGCTGGGAGTCGGCATCGACCTGGTGCCGTCGTCGCGGCTGGACGAGATCCTGTCGCGGCACGGCGAGCGCGCGATGCAGCGGCTCTTCACGGCCGCCGAGCGCGCGCGGGCGTCGGAGTACGCGCACGCCTCGCTCCACCTCGCGGCCCGCGTCGCGGCCAAGGAGGCGGCGTACAAGGCGCTCTCGGGCGACGGTCGCGCCAACGGCGTCGGCTGGCAGGACATCGAGGTGCGCCGCTTCGCCGACGGCCGCCCGGGCCTGGTCTTCCACGGCGCCGCCGAGCGCCGCATGGCCGAGCTGGGCGCCACACGCTGTCACCTCTCGCTCACGCACGCGGGCGGCGTGGCCGCGGCGGTCGTCGTGCTCGAGTAG
- a CDS encoding cytochrome c/FTR1 family iron permease gives MSFIGMGVPALAFVVVTALSRVASLPAEPLSPEARDAARRVAATVHLAAQEYALAWQGGAFTQPEEADEAKLFVGEALRAARALPADLAAPAVRDLDDLQRLLAARSPADSVAQRAAALERRIDAAVGAVLDERPAREPSLAGGSRIYATRCAMCHGVAGRGDGPAGAGLKPPPADLTFRSGVAPVVPLDYYRRLTYGVPGTAMAAFGPVLSREQRWDAIAYVLSLSDTAAPHTSGGDVVTFATVRALLAGAVGQGRREDRAASASRVLDAYLAFEGVEAKVRIADAGLASRAERRFAALREAVQVGAPDVAPDYGALTRTVDSAESVLGESHTSWGFLAESFLLILREGFEAILIVAAIMAVVLRSGSTRQRRSVRWGVGLALLASLATAGLLEWLLAGGAAQREALEGGVMLVAACVLFYVSYWLVSKVEVAVWQRFLREKVEAATASGRSLALASVAFLAVYREGFETVLFYKALYVSGGAGGAAPITLGLATGAVVLVAVYVGIERFGLRIPLRPFFAVTGATLFFMAFVFAGTGVKEMQEGGYVPSTLVPGAPRSDFFGIYPTVQSLAVQGVIALSLIVAVVWWFVRRRAQRVADQDAPDPARAPETPHPKTR, from the coding sequence TTGAGTTTCATCGGTATGGGCGTGCCGGCCCTGGCCTTCGTCGTCGTCACCGCACTCTCCCGAGTCGCTTCTCTTCCGGCCGAACCGCTCTCGCCCGAGGCGCGCGACGCCGCGCGCCGCGTGGCGGCCACCGTGCATCTCGCGGCGCAGGAGTACGCGCTGGCGTGGCAGGGCGGAGCCTTCACGCAGCCCGAGGAGGCCGACGAGGCGAAGCTGTTCGTCGGCGAGGCGCTCCGCGCGGCGCGCGCGCTTCCGGCGGACCTCGCGGCGCCGGCGGTTCGCGACCTCGACGATCTGCAGCGGTTGCTGGCCGCCCGGTCGCCGGCCGACTCGGTCGCGCAGCGGGCGGCGGCGCTCGAGCGGCGGATCGACGCGGCCGTGGGTGCCGTGCTCGACGAACGCCCGGCCCGCGAGCCGTCGCTCGCCGGGGGGTCGCGCATCTACGCGACCAGGTGCGCGATGTGCCACGGCGTGGCCGGCCGGGGCGACGGCCCCGCGGGAGCCGGCCTCAAGCCGCCGCCGGCCGACCTGACGTTCCGCAGCGGCGTCGCTCCCGTCGTTCCGCTCGATTACTACCGCAGGCTGACCTACGGCGTCCCCGGCACGGCCATGGCCGCGTTCGGGCCGGTGCTCTCGCGCGAGCAGCGCTGGGACGCCATCGCCTACGTGCTGAGCCTGTCGGACACGGCCGCGCCGCACACGTCGGGCGGCGACGTCGTGACCTTCGCGACCGTGCGCGCTCTGCTCGCCGGCGCGGTGGGTCAGGGGCGCCGCGAGGACCGGGCGGCCTCGGCCTCGCGGGTGCTCGACGCGTATCTCGCCTTCGAAGGCGTCGAGGCAAAGGTGCGGATCGCCGACGCTGGCCTCGCTTCGCGCGCGGAGCGGCGTTTCGCCGCCCTGCGCGAGGCGGTGCAGGTGGGCGCGCCCGACGTCGCACCGGACTACGGCGCGCTCACCCGCACCGTGGATTCCGCCGAGTCGGTCCTTGGCGAGAGTCACACGAGCTGGGGTTTCCTCGCCGAGAGCTTCCTGCTCATTCTGCGCGAGGGCTTCGAGGCCATCCTCATCGTGGCCGCCATCATGGCGGTGGTGCTGCGCAGCGGCTCGACGCGGCAGCGGCGGTCGGTGCGCTGGGGCGTCGGCCTCGCCCTGCTCGCCAGCCTCGCCACCGCCGGATTGCTGGAGTGGCTCCTCGCGGGCGGGGCGGCGCAGCGCGAAGCGCTCGAAGGCGGCGTCATGCTGGTCGCGGCCTGCGTGCTCTTCTACGTCTCCTACTGGCTGGTGTCGAAGGTCGAAGTGGCCGTGTGGCAGCGGTTCCTGCGCGAGAAGGTCGAGGCCGCCACCGCCAGCGGCCGCAGCCTCGCCCTGGCCTCGGTCGCGTTCCTGGCCGTCTATCGGGAAGGCTTCGAGACGGTGCTTTTCTACAAGGCGCTGTACGTGAGCGGCGGCGCTGGCGGCGCCGCGCCCATCACGCTCGGCCTGGCGACCGGCGCCGTCGTGCTCGTCGCCGTCTACGTCGGCATCGAGCGGTTCGGCCTCCGGATCCCGCTGCGGCCGTTCTTCGCCGTGACGGGCGCCACGCTGTTCTTCATGGCGTTCGTGTTCGCGGGAACCGGCGTGAAGGAGATGCAGGAGGGCGGCTACGTTCCTTCGACGCTGGTGCCGGGCGCGCCACGCAGCGACTTCTTCGGCATCTACCCCACCGTGCAGTCGCTCGCCGTCCAGGGCGTGATCGCGCTGAGCCTGATCGTGGCGGTGGTCTGGTGGTTTGTGCGGCGCCGCGCGCAGCGCGTGGCGGATCAGGATGCGCCCGATCCCGCCCGCGCACCGGAAACGCCCCACCCGAAAACACGATAG